The following are from one region of the Amycolatopsis sp. QT-25 genome:
- a CDS encoding DedA family protein translates to MNLLLAETANESMGGLAGWAVSLMDSLGGPGAAIIVGLDNLFPPIPSELVLPLAGFSASQGTFTLVEALVWTTFGSVAGAVVVYYLGLLLGRDRTRRWMAKIPLVKTSDFDKTEAWFHKHGPKAVFFGRMVPVFRSLISLPAGIERMPVWRFLALTTLGSLIWNTAFVLAGYGLGESWHLVEKYAGFFQYFVLAAVAVAVVLFVVTRLREKRRTNA, encoded by the coding sequence ATGAACCTCCTCCTCGCCGAAACCGCCAACGAATCGATGGGCGGTCTCGCCGGCTGGGCAGTGTCACTGATGGATTCACTGGGAGGTCCTGGTGCCGCGATCATCGTCGGACTGGACAACCTGTTCCCGCCGATCCCGAGCGAACTGGTGCTGCCGCTGGCCGGGTTCTCCGCCAGCCAGGGAACGTTCACCCTGGTGGAAGCGCTGGTGTGGACCACCTTCGGCTCGGTCGCCGGCGCGGTCGTCGTGTACTACCTCGGCCTGCTGCTCGGCCGCGATCGCACGCGCCGCTGGATGGCGAAGATTCCGCTGGTCAAGACCTCCGACTTCGACAAGACCGAAGCCTGGTTCCACAAGCACGGTCCCAAGGCGGTGTTCTTCGGCCGGATGGTGCCGGTCTTCCGGAGTCTCATCTCCCTGCCCGCCGGGATCGAACGCATGCCGGTCTGGCGGTTCCTGGCCCTGACCACGCTGGGCAGCCTGATCTGGAACACCGCGTTCGTCCTCGCCGGCTACGGCCTCGGCGAGAGCTGGCACCTGGTCGAGAAGTACGCCGGGTTCTTCCAATACTTCGTGCTCGCCGCCGTCGCGGTCGCGGTCGTCCTCTTCGTGGTGACCCGGTTGCGTGAGAAGAGGCGCACGAATGCCTGA
- a CDS encoding metalloregulator ArsR/SmtB family transcription factor → MDGDLFKAIGDATRRAILDELTEKDGQTLFEICGRLTMKHGLNSSRQAISQHLAMLEQAGLVHTRRQGRYKFHHLDTSPLRSIVERWLIDRKETNP, encoded by the coding sequence ATGGACGGCGACCTGTTCAAGGCGATCGGCGACGCGACGCGGCGCGCAATCCTGGACGAGCTGACCGAAAAGGACGGTCAGACCCTGTTCGAGATCTGCGGCAGGCTGACCATGAAACACGGCTTGAACTCTTCGAGACAGGCCATCTCACAGCATCTCGCGATGCTCGAACAGGCGGGCCTGGTGCATACCCGGCGACAGGGCCGCTACAAATTCCACCACCTCGACACGAGCCCGCTGCGGTCGATCGTCGAACGGTGGCTCATCGACCGAAAGGAAACGAACCCGTGA
- a CDS encoding sensor histidine kinase, translated as MPVPAAMRRYLRKMVRGTLGLAIGAMTAVAEFFYVLFGGIALAIPALRRPVFSGARALSEMERQRLEKYFGVENATDYTGRRAMAYLIPRCVIGLLSAGIFGLILLGAGSGLIIGYQLLDGRSPGGDAPADWYDPVTTSLFGALLVFLSLQGLIGAATLDQKLATSFFGPSKKEQLRRRVSELATSRAEVVEAVNGERRRIERDLHDGVQQRLVALGMLLGRARRAGDPGHASELLRQAHEESQRALEDLREVAWRVYPIALDSDGLHPALEALAERSGVPVHLRVDLPERPPAPVETVVYFVASEAVTNTIKHAAATRIDIEAERDGDRVWVRVTDDGTGGASESGGGLSGLAMRVAAADGEFTVDSPLGGPTVVTAVLPCG; from the coding sequence ATGCCTGTCCCGGCAGCGATGCGCCGCTACCTGCGCAAGATGGTCCGCGGCACGCTGGGCCTGGCGATCGGCGCCATGACAGCGGTCGCGGAGTTCTTCTATGTGCTCTTCGGCGGCATCGCACTCGCGATCCCCGCGTTGCGGCGGCCGGTCTTCTCGGGCGCCCGCGCACTGTCCGAAATGGAGCGGCAACGGCTGGAGAAGTACTTCGGCGTGGAGAACGCGACGGATTACACCGGACGCCGCGCGATGGCCTATCTGATCCCGCGGTGTGTGATCGGGTTGCTCAGCGCCGGGATCTTCGGCCTGATCCTGCTGGGTGCCGGATCCGGTCTCATCATCGGATATCAGCTCCTCGACGGCAGGTCGCCGGGCGGTGACGCCCCGGCCGACTGGTACGACCCCGTCACCACGTCGCTTTTCGGCGCGCTGCTCGTTTTCCTTTCCCTGCAAGGACTCATCGGGGCCGCGACACTGGACCAGAAGCTGGCGACGAGCTTTTTCGGCCCCAGCAAAAAGGAACAGCTGCGCCGCCGGGTCTCCGAACTCGCGACCAGCCGGGCGGAGGTGGTCGAGGCGGTCAACGGTGAGCGCCGCCGGATCGAACGAGACCTGCACGACGGCGTCCAGCAGCGGCTCGTCGCGCTGGGGATGCTGCTCGGCCGGGCGCGGCGCGCCGGCGATCCGGGCCACGCGTCGGAGCTGCTCCGGCAGGCGCACGAGGAATCCCAGCGTGCCCTCGAGGACCTCCGCGAGGTCGCGTGGCGGGTGTATCCGATCGCGCTGGACTCGGACGGGCTGCACCCCGCACTGGAAGCGCTCGCGGAACGCTCCGGGGTACCGGTCCACCTGCGGGTCGACCTGCCGGAACGGCCACCGGCGCCCGTCGAGACCGTCGTCTACTTCGTCGCCTCCGAAGCGGTCACGAATACGATCAAGCACGCCGCGGCGACGCGGATCGACATCGAGGCCGAACGGGACGGGGACCGGGTGTGGGTGCGGGTCACCGACGACGGCACGGGCGGGGCGTCGGAGTCCGGCGGCGGTCTCTCCGGCCTCGCGATGCGTGTCGCGGCCGCGGACGGAGAGTTCACTGTGGACAGTCCGCTCGGCGGGCCGACCGTGGTGACGGCGGTGCTGCCGTGCGGGTGA
- the lon gene encoding endopeptidase La, with the protein MTDNRLLPVLPLDDDVVLPGMIVPLDLADTETRAAVESAQANTPAQASFPGIRSGTAAKAEVLIVPRVHGEYAELGTIATVERIGRVPGGKTAVLLRGTRRAVVGRIADGPGAARWVHAEVATETTDDNSAKLASEYKSVVLAILQQRGGWQMIDAVQEVEDPSALADLAGNSSYLNTEQKLELLSALDVSARLEKALEWSREQLAELEVTDTIRKDVQEGMEKQQKEFLLRRQLEAIRKELGELDGTANDDDYRARVEAAELPDAVKKAALSEVDKLERTSDQSPEGGWIRTWLDTVLELPWNERTTDVHDIAAARDVLDADHAGLDDVKERIIEYLAVRKRRAESGLGPAGGQSGIEAGRSSVEGGGRRGAGTVLALAGPPGVGKTSLGESVAKAMGRKFVRVALGGIRDEAEIRGHRRTYVGALPGRLVRAIKEAGSMNPVVLLDEIDKVGADYRGDPTAALLEVLDPEQNHTFRDHYLEVELDLSDVVFLATANALETIPGPLLDRMELVTLDGYTEDEKVTIARDHLLPRELDRAGFGKDDVTLTDGAFGRIAAEYTREAGVRNANRTIAKVLRKVATKVALDEVELPLTIDADGLETYLGRPRHLPESSLPASTQRTSTPGVATGLAVTGAGGDVLYIEASLADPESGSTGLHLTGQLGEVMKESVQIALSYLRSHGAELELPVGDLKDRGIHVHVPAGAVPKDGPSAGITMTTALASLLSGRVVKSDVAMTGEVSLTGRVLPIGGVKQKLLAAHRAGMKTVIIPQRNEPDLDDVPAEVLAQLDVHAVANVRDVLDIALAPATAPVAQAA; encoded by the coding sequence ATGACCGACAACCGCCTCCTGCCCGTTCTCCCCCTCGATGACGACGTCGTGCTGCCGGGCATGATCGTCCCGCTCGACCTCGCCGACACGGAGACGCGGGCCGCGGTGGAGTCCGCCCAGGCCAACACGCCCGCCCAGGCTTCCTTCCCGGGGATCCGCTCCGGCACCGCCGCCAAGGCCGAGGTGCTGATCGTCCCCCGCGTCCATGGCGAATACGCCGAACTCGGCACCATCGCGACCGTCGAGCGCATCGGGCGGGTGCCCGGCGGCAAGACCGCGGTACTGCTGCGCGGCACCCGCCGCGCCGTCGTCGGCCGCATCGCCGACGGCCCCGGCGCCGCCCGCTGGGTGCATGCCGAGGTCGCCACCGAGACCACGGACGACAACTCGGCGAAGCTCGCCTCCGAGTACAAGAGCGTCGTCCTCGCGATCCTTCAGCAGCGTGGCGGCTGGCAGATGATCGACGCCGTCCAGGAGGTCGAGGATCCGTCCGCGCTCGCCGACCTCGCGGGCAACTCGTCGTACCTGAACACCGAGCAGAAGCTCGAACTGCTCTCCGCGCTCGATGTCTCGGCACGGCTGGAAAAGGCGCTCGAATGGAGCCGCGAGCAGCTGGCCGAACTCGAGGTCACCGACACCATCCGCAAGGACGTCCAGGAGGGCATGGAGAAGCAGCAGAAGGAGTTCCTGCTGCGCCGCCAGCTCGAAGCGATCCGCAAGGAACTGGGCGAACTCGACGGCACCGCCAACGACGACGACTACCGCGCCCGCGTCGAGGCCGCCGAGCTGCCGGACGCGGTCAAGAAGGCCGCACTGTCCGAAGTGGACAAACTGGAGCGCACCTCCGACCAGTCCCCCGAGGGCGGCTGGATCCGCACCTGGCTGGACACGGTCCTCGAACTGCCGTGGAACGAGCGCACCACCGACGTCCACGACATCGCCGCCGCGCGCGACGTCCTCGACGCCGATCACGCCGGTCTCGACGACGTGAAGGAACGCATCATCGAATACCTGGCCGTGCGCAAGCGCCGCGCGGAGTCGGGGCTCGGCCCGGCCGGTGGACAGAGTGGGATCGAGGCAGGGCGAAGCTCCGTCGAGGGTGGTGGCCGGCGAGGGGCCGGCACGGTGCTGGCGCTCGCCGGTCCTCCCGGGGTCGGCAAGACGTCGCTCGGCGAGTCCGTGGCGAAGGCGATGGGCCGCAAGTTCGTCCGGGTGGCGCTGGGCGGCATCCGGGACGAGGCCGAGATCCGCGGTCACCGCCGGACCTACGTCGGCGCGCTGCCCGGCCGGCTCGTCCGCGCCATCAAGGAAGCAGGCTCGATGAACCCGGTCGTGCTGCTCGACGAGATCGACAAGGTCGGCGCCGACTACCGCGGCGACCCGACGGCCGCACTGCTGGAGGTGCTGGACCCGGAGCAGAACCACACGTTCCGCGATCACTACCTCGAGGTCGAACTGGATCTGTCCGACGTCGTGTTCCTCGCGACGGCGAACGCGCTCGAAACCATCCCCGGCCCGCTGCTGGACCGGATGGAGCTGGTCACCCTCGACGGCTACACCGAGGACGAGAAGGTCACCATCGCCCGCGACCACCTGCTCCCCCGCGAGCTGGACCGCGCCGGTTTCGGCAAGGACGACGTCACGCTGACCGACGGCGCGTTCGGCCGCATCGCCGCCGAGTACACGCGGGAAGCCGGGGTACGCAACGCGAACCGGACCATCGCGAAGGTGCTGCGGAAGGTGGCGACCAAGGTCGCGCTGGACGAGGTCGAGCTCCCGCTGACGATCGACGCCGACGGGCTCGAGACCTACCTCGGCCGGCCGCGGCATCTGCCGGAGTCTTCGCTGCCCGCGTCGACCCAGCGCACGTCGACTCCCGGCGTGGCGACCGGGCTGGCCGTGACCGGTGCCGGCGGTGACGTGCTCTACATCGAGGCGTCACTGGCCGATCCGGAGTCCGGTTCGACCGGGCTGCACCTGACCGGCCAGCTGGGCGAGGTGATGAAGGAGTCGGTGCAGATCGCGCTGTCGTACCTTCGCTCGCACGGCGCCGAACTGGAACTCCCGGTCGGTGACCTGAAGGACCGCGGCATCCACGTGCACGTCCCCGCGGGCGCGGTGCCCAAGGACGGGCCGAGCGCCGGAATCACGATGACGACCGCGCTGGCGTCCCTGCTTTCGGGGCGGGTCGTGAAGTCGGACGTCGCGATGACCGGTGAGGTGTCGCTGACCGGACGCGTGCTGCCGATCGGCGGGGTCAAGCAGAAACTGCTGGCCGCGCACCGGGCGGGGATGAAGACGGTGATCATTCCGCAGCGCAACGAGCCCGACCTGGACGACGTCCCGGCCGAAGTGCTGGCGCAGCTGGACGTCCACGCCGTGGCGAACGTCCGCGACGTGCTGGACATCGCGTTGGCCCCGGCGACGGCTCCGGTCGCCCAAGCGGCGTAA
- a CDS encoding GNAT family N-acetyltransferase produces the protein MNSHAIAAGHAERLATVDALLPEMPALEPVEGAVSLSATEDDSAAAGLSVRSEAGPESADSPWRALVEHRLEARLTGPRPEAVFDALLTQWDEHLKTVSPPGDVETAATVVRPSRDSPGSAELLRRGFAPTLVIAVRPADRLAVTGPPATPGVHIRPAEADDLETAVGLELELQRYDAQFGSVTLRDGAEETIAANLSEHLGRENPTLWVAELYGRALGMVRVQFPGETAWISDRVAADRVGYLSSLAVAEPARSSGVGTALAAHAHQIFDECGTEAVLLHHALANPRSTPFWYAQGYRPLWTYWRRRPAVP, from the coding sequence ATGAATAGCCACGCCATCGCCGCCGGGCATGCCGAACGGCTCGCCACCGTGGACGCCCTGCTCCCCGAAATGCCTGCACTGGAGCCTGTCGAGGGCGCCGTGTCACTCTCCGCGACAGAAGACGACTCGGCCGCCGCCGGATTGTCGGTACGCTCCGAGGCGGGTCCCGAATCCGCTGACTCTCCGTGGCGGGCCCTCGTCGAACATCGCCTCGAAGCGCGGCTCACCGGTCCTCGTCCGGAAGCGGTCTTTGACGCATTACTCACCCAATGGGATGAACATCTGAAGACCGTGTCCCCACCAGGGGATGTCGAGACGGCGGCGACCGTGGTGCGTCCCAGCCGCGACTCCCCCGGATCGGCCGAATTGCTGCGCCGCGGCTTCGCGCCGACGCTGGTGATCGCGGTCCGCCCGGCCGACCGGCTCGCCGTGACGGGACCGCCCGCCACTCCGGGAGTGCACATCCGGCCCGCCGAGGCGGATGATCTCGAAACCGCCGTCGGACTCGAACTGGAATTGCAGCGCTACGACGCGCAGTTCGGATCTGTCACCTTGCGAGACGGCGCGGAGGAAACGATCGCCGCGAACCTGTCGGAACACCTGGGCCGGGAGAACCCGACGTTGTGGGTCGCCGAGTTGTACGGGCGCGCGCTGGGCATGGTGCGGGTGCAGTTCCCCGGCGAGACGGCGTGGATCAGCGACCGGGTCGCGGCCGACCGGGTCGGCTACCTGTCGTCGCTGGCCGTGGCCGAGCCGGCGCGGTCGAGCGGGGTGGGAACGGCGCTCGCCGCGCACGCGCACCAGATCTTCGACGAGTGCGGCACCGAAGCCGTGCTGCTGCACCACGCGCTGGCCAATCCTCGCTCGACGCCGTTCTGGTACGCGCAGGGCTACCGGCCGCTCTGGACCTACTGGCGGCGCCGACCGGCGGTGCCCTGA
- a CDS encoding SAM-dependent methyltransferase, with protein sequence MTRDEDAAPVAPTGVDTEKPSAARIYDWFLGGTHNWAVDREFARALERQWRWVKPGARHNREFMNRVVRAALNAGIRQFIDLGSGVPTAGNVHEILQEELEPGDTAKVVYVDYEPVAVAHAELILERHDATGWAGIVQADMRRPKDVLRHPETLRLIDFDQPVCLMMMAVLHFAGPHDDPPALVATYRNALAPGSWLGLSHMSFGGQTGEDADGLHWMVEQYRKTSNPVWMRDREEIEPLFGDWPLLEPGVVHLPDWRPIRELRRDEKGARPFAWCGVAVHP encoded by the coding sequence GTGACGAGGGACGAAGACGCGGCCCCGGTGGCGCCCACCGGGGTCGACACCGAAAAGCCGTCCGCGGCGAGGATCTACGACTGGTTTCTCGGCGGCACCCACAACTGGGCCGTCGACCGCGAGTTCGCCCGCGCGCTGGAACGGCAGTGGCGGTGGGTCAAACCGGGCGCGCGGCACAACCGCGAGTTCATGAACCGCGTCGTGCGCGCCGCGCTGAACGCGGGGATCCGGCAGTTCATCGATCTGGGTTCCGGTGTCCCGACAGCCGGGAACGTGCACGAGATCCTCCAAGAAGAACTGGAGCCGGGTGATACGGCGAAGGTGGTGTACGTCGACTACGAGCCTGTCGCGGTGGCGCACGCGGAACTGATCCTCGAACGGCACGACGCGACCGGCTGGGCCGGGATCGTCCAGGCGGACATGCGGCGGCCGAAGGACGTCCTGCGGCATCCGGAAACGTTGCGGCTGATCGATTTCGACCAGCCGGTGTGCCTGATGATGATGGCCGTCCTGCACTTCGCCGGACCGCACGACGATCCGCCCGCGCTGGTCGCGACCTACCGGAACGCCCTGGCTCCGGGTAGCTGGCTGGGGCTGTCGCACATGAGCTTCGGCGGCCAGACCGGCGAGGACGCCGACGGGCTCCACTGGATGGTCGAGCAGTACCGGAAGACGAGCAACCCGGTGTGGATGCGGGACCGCGAAGAGATCGAGCCGCTCTTCGGGGACTGGCCACTGCTGGAGCCCGGCGTCGTCCACCTGCCCGACTGGCGGCCGATACGGGAGCTGCGACGGGACGAGAAGGGCGCCCGGCCGTTCGCCTGGTGCGGGGTCGCCGTCCACCCCTGA
- a CDS encoding VOC family protein → MIRINITSVFVDDQAKALAFYTEKLGFTKKHDVPTGDARWLTVVSPAAPDGVELLLEPDGHPAAKPFKEALVSDGIPFTQFAVDDVYAEVERLKGLGVEFTQDAVDMGPVVTAVFDDTCGNLIQLATMK, encoded by the coding sequence GTGATCCGGATCAACATCACCAGCGTCTTCGTCGACGACCAGGCCAAGGCACTCGCCTTCTACACCGAGAAGCTGGGGTTCACCAAGAAGCACGACGTGCCCACCGGTGACGCCCGCTGGCTCACCGTGGTCTCCCCCGCCGCTCCCGACGGCGTCGAACTGCTGCTGGAGCCGGACGGCCATCCGGCGGCGAAGCCGTTCAAAGAGGCACTGGTGAGCGACGGCATCCCGTTCACCCAGTTCGCCGTCGACGACGTGTACGCCGAGGTCGAACGGCTCAAGGGGCTGGGTGTCGAGTTCACCCAGGACGCCGTCGACATGGGGCCGGTGGTCACCGCCGTCTTCGACGACACCTGCGGCAACCTCATCCAGCTCGCCACGATGAAGTAG
- a CDS encoding helix-turn-helix transcriptional regulator, producing MNTEAEFMAHLRELRDRSGLSIRALAVATGQSRSTLADALARDTVPGNENQTRVLLRVLLRAVPGEHGLDEHLASWRHLIGRRHHRNGGYTPLGRILLALAEAEQRGGADAPGLRKAREIVLSEGSLRKLPPRGEYAANSPGSPVPPVLSDPLLPAPPHQRMSRRHE from the coding sequence ATGAACACGGAAGCGGAGTTCATGGCGCATTTACGCGAACTCCGCGACCGAAGCGGCCTCAGCATCCGCGCGCTGGCCGTCGCGACCGGTCAGTCCCGCAGTACCTTGGCCGACGCGCTGGCCCGCGACACCGTGCCCGGTAACGAAAACCAGACGAGAGTCCTGCTTCGCGTGCTGCTCCGCGCCGTTCCGGGAGAGCACGGGCTCGACGAGCATCTCGCCAGCTGGCGTCACCTGATCGGACGCCGTCACCACCGCAATGGCGGATACACACCGCTCGGGCGAATACTGCTCGCTCTGGCCGAAGCGGAACAACGCGGCGGGGCCGACGCGCCCGGGCTCCGCAAAGCCCGGGAAATAGTGCTGAGCGAAGGTTCCCTACGAAAGTTGCCTCCTCGCGGCGAATACGCCGCGAATTCACCTGGAAGTCCCGTTCCGCCCGTACTCTCCGATCCGCTCCTTCCCGCACCACCACATCAGCGGATGTCTCGGAGGCACGAGTGA
- a CDS encoding response regulator transcription factor, protein MRVILAEDSTLLREGLVRLLAEEGHEVVASVGDGAALLSTTAAYRPDVIVTDVRMPPTHTDEGLRAALEIRKRWPEIGVLVLSQYVEKRYAAELITGDGERVGYLLKDRVAQVGEFLDALDRVAAGGAAFDPEVVRRLLARTTHTDPLAKLTARERAVLEKMAQGHTNAGIAESLFVSLSAVEKHVNAIFDKLGLATTAGYSRRVLAILRYLGS, encoded by the coding sequence GTGCGGGTGATCCTCGCCGAGGACTCGACCCTGCTGCGGGAGGGGCTGGTCCGGCTACTGGCCGAAGAGGGGCACGAGGTCGTGGCGTCGGTCGGCGACGGTGCCGCACTCCTCTCGACGACCGCCGCGTATCGGCCGGACGTGATCGTCACCGACGTCCGCATGCCGCCCACCCACACGGACGAGGGTCTTCGCGCGGCACTCGAGATCCGGAAGCGCTGGCCGGAGATCGGTGTCCTGGTGCTGTCGCAGTACGTCGAGAAGCGCTACGCCGCCGAGCTGATCACCGGTGACGGCGAGCGCGTCGGCTATCTGCTGAAGGACAGGGTCGCCCAGGTGGGCGAGTTCCTGGACGCGCTCGACCGGGTCGCCGCAGGTGGGGCGGCGTTCGATCCGGAGGTGGTCCGTCGGCTGCTCGCGCGGACCACGCACACCGACCCGCTCGCGAAGCTGACCGCCCGGGAGCGTGCGGTGCTGGAGAAAATGGCGCAAGGTCACACGAACGCCGGAATCGCCGAGTCGCTGTTCGTGTCGCTGAGCGCCGTCGAGAAGCACGTCAACGCCATCTTCGACAAGCTCGGACTGGCCACCACCGCCGGCTACAGCCGCCGCGTCCTCGCCATCCTGCGCTACCTCGGGTCCTGA
- a CDS encoding VOC family protein gives MNVLASTVSLTVDDVAASSRFFTEHFGFTEQMAAEGFVSLGHETAKVTIVLLQAGIEVLPESLRQQRASGVIVAFTVENLEAEEKRLRDEGVEITLPLREEPWGERLFMVTDPNGVPVELVEWVQQ, from the coding sequence ATGAACGTCCTTGCCTCCACCGTCTCGCTGACCGTCGACGACGTCGCCGCCTCCAGCCGTTTCTTCACCGAGCACTTCGGCTTCACCGAGCAGATGGCCGCGGAGGGTTTCGTCTCCCTCGGGCACGAAACCGCGAAGGTGACCATCGTGCTGCTTCAGGCGGGCATCGAGGTCTTGCCGGAGAGCCTGCGGCAGCAGCGCGCGTCCGGCGTGATCGTGGCTTTCACGGTCGAGAACCTCGAAGCGGAGGAGAAGCGCCTGCGCGACGAAGGTGTCGAGATCACGTTGCCGCTGCGGGAAGAGCCCTGGGGAGAACGCCTCTTCATGGTCACCGATCCCAACGGTGTTCCCGTGGAACTCGTGGAATGGGTGCAGCAGTAG
- a CDS encoding alkaline phosphatase PhoX, with protein sequence MKRRNFLRAAVVGAGVTAFGNRLSGTALAAPAQNGPSPYGALQAADANGIQLPAGFSSRVIARSGQKVASTGYTWHNAPDGGAVFADGSGWIYVSNSEITPGGGASAVKFDASGNITGAHRILANTRQNCAGGKTPWNTWLSCEEIDLGFVYECQPNGPATAAVQRPAMGKFKHEAAAADPVRKVVYLTEDTSDGCFYRFVPTTWGNLSTGTLQVLKAGTATSGSFTWANVPDPDGSPTATRNQVSGAKRFNGGEGLHYANDTAWFTTKGDNRVWQLNLTNSTYELAYDDSLVSPGSAPLTGVDNVTGTSSGDLYVAEDGGNMEICIITPNDIVAPFLRVDGQSSSEICGPAFTPAGNRLYFSSQRGTSGSSSGGITYEVTGPFRS encoded by the coding sequence GTGAAGCGACGGAATTTCTTGCGCGCGGCCGTGGTCGGCGCCGGCGTCACGGCGTTCGGAAACAGGCTCTCGGGGACGGCCCTCGCCGCACCCGCCCAGAACGGCCCCAGCCCGTACGGCGCGCTTCAGGCGGCCGACGCGAACGGGATCCAGTTGCCGGCGGGCTTCTCCAGCCGGGTCATCGCCCGGTCCGGCCAGAAGGTCGCGAGTACCGGGTACACCTGGCACAACGCGCCGGACGGGGGCGCGGTGTTCGCCGACGGCAGCGGCTGGATCTACGTGTCGAACTCGGAGATCACCCCCGGCGGCGGTGCGAGCGCGGTCAAATTCGACGCGAGCGGGAACATCACCGGCGCCCACCGCATCCTGGCGAACACGCGCCAGAACTGCGCGGGCGGCAAGACTCCTTGGAACACCTGGCTTTCCTGTGAAGAGATCGACCTCGGCTTCGTCTACGAGTGCCAGCCGAACGGTCCGGCCACGGCCGCCGTCCAGCGGCCCGCGATGGGGAAGTTCAAACACGAGGCCGCGGCGGCCGACCCGGTACGCAAGGTCGTCTACCTGACCGAAGACACCTCGGACGGCTGCTTCTACCGCTTCGTTCCGACGACCTGGGGCAACCTTTCCACGGGAACGCTGCAGGTGCTGAAGGCGGGCACGGCGACATCGGGCAGCTTCACCTGGGCGAACGTGCCCGACCCCGACGGGTCCCCCACCGCCACCCGCAACCAGGTCTCCGGCGCCAAGCGGTTCAACGGCGGCGAAGGGTTGCACTACGCCAACGACACCGCGTGGTTCACCACCAAGGGTGACAACCGCGTGTGGCAGCTCAACCTGACGAACAGCACCTACGAACTGGCTTACGACGACTCGCTGGTCAGTCCCGGTTCGGCACCGTTGACCGGGGTCGACAACGTCACCGGCACCTCGTCGGGCGACCTGTACGTCGCCGAAGACGGCGGCAACATGGAGATCTGCATCATCACGCCGAACGACATCGTGGCGCCGTTCCTGCGGGTCGACGGCCAGAGTTCGTCGGAGATCTGCGGTCCCGCGTTCACCCCCGCGGGGAACCGGCTGTACTTCTCCTCGCAACGCGGCACCTCCGGTTCGTCCTCCGGCGGGATCACCTACGAGGTGACCGGCCCCTTCCGTTCCTGA
- a CDS encoding TetR family transcriptional regulator, with protein MTSMDVGLRELKKQETRQLISDQATLLFIEKGFEETTIAEIAAAARVAKKTVTNYFARKEDLALDQHEEFTVGLANAVRERKAGESALAALRRTFLDAVAEHSPVIGFTGPVFAKMVLESPTLTARLRELHELREAALAELLATETGADANDVTPIMAAAELNAIDRVLFREVLRRSHAGESNEEIAKTLTKATQRAFELLEPAFGDYAIREKA; from the coding sequence ATGACCAGCATGGATGTGGGTTTGCGAGAGCTCAAGAAGCAGGAGACGCGGCAGCTGATCTCCGACCAGGCGACGCTCCTCTTCATCGAGAAGGGCTTCGAGGAGACGACGATCGCCGAGATCGCCGCGGCGGCGAGAGTCGCCAAGAAGACCGTCACCAACTACTTCGCGCGCAAGGAGGACTTGGCGCTCGACCAGCACGAGGAGTTCACGGTCGGGCTGGCGAACGCCGTCCGCGAGCGGAAAGCGGGCGAGTCGGCCCTGGCCGCGCTACGGCGAACCTTCCTGGACGCGGTGGCGGAACACTCGCCCGTGATCGGCTTCACCGGGCCGGTCTTCGCGAAAATGGTCCTGGAGAGCCCGACCCTGACCGCGCGGCTGCGTGAACTGCACGAACTGCGGGAAGCGGCACTCGCCGAACTGCTCGCGACCGAGACCGGAGCCGACGCGAACGACGTCACCCCGATCATGGCGGCCGCCGAGCTCAACGCGATCGACCGCGTGCTCTTCCGGGAGGTTCTGCGGCGCTCACACGCCGGCGAAAGCAACGAGGAGATCGCGAAGACGCTCACGAAGGCGACCCAGCGGGCTTTCGAACTGTTGGAGCCGGCCTTCGGTGACTACGCGATCCGCGAGAAAGCGTGA